Proteins from a single region of Terriglobus sp. TAA 43:
- a CDS encoding antitoxin Xre-like helix-turn-helix domain-containing protein produces MATASPLALPRIAGYDFETGADLGNPAERAVLSSAAIKAFLNLKKKWDLNEEESRSLLGGVASSTFHAWKTNPKRSLDQDTLTRISLLIGIYKALNIYFGKPWADRWISLANRGPVFMGRTPLAYMIQRGQPGMIEVRRMLDAWRGGQ; encoded by the coding sequence ATGGCCACCGCTTCCCCCCTCGCCCTGCCCAGAATCGCCGGATACGACTTCGAGACTGGTGCTGATCTCGGCAATCCTGCCGAGCGCGCAGTGCTCTCCTCTGCAGCCATCAAAGCGTTTCTGAATCTCAAGAAGAAGTGGGATTTGAACGAAGAGGAGTCCCGCTCGCTTCTCGGGGGAGTGGCTTCGTCAACATTCCATGCGTGGAAGACGAACCCCAAACGCTCGCTCGACCAGGACACCCTCACACGTATCTCGCTCCTCATCGGCATCTATAAGGCTTTGAACATCTATTTTGGGAAGCCCTGGGCAGACCGTTGGATTAGTCTTGCGAATCGCGGGCCGGTCTTCATGGGGCGCACTCCGTTGGCTTACATGATTCAACGGGGACAGCCCGGCATGATTGAAGTGCGACGCATGCTGGATGCCTGGCGAGGTGGGCAGTGA
- a CDS encoding DUF1080 domain-containing protein — MTLRTISCALLLLCAAHTATAQSINTLSPEEKKDGWTLLFDGRDLSQWRGAYMENLPTHGWAIHEGELRGEFTQGMEAGDGGDIVTRKTYRNFEMVFDWKLGKDGNSGVKYFVEERQPKPVGSQPGYEYQIIDDANYIYMGKPLDAKKKTAAIYDVVAPNKGDTAVGMWHSSRIRVRGNHIEHWLDGKKVIDVERTSALFQQGVKDSKFHAYPNFGSISTGHILLQDHGHNVAFRNLKLKQLP, encoded by the coding sequence ATGACGCTTCGAACGATTTCATGTGCCTTACTGCTACTTTGCGCGGCGCATACAGCAACTGCTCAGTCAATCAACACGCTGAGTCCTGAGGAAAAGAAGGACGGTTGGACGCTCCTGTTTGACGGCAGGGATTTGTCTCAATGGCGCGGTGCGTATATGGAAAACCTTCCCACCCACGGTTGGGCGATCCACGAGGGAGAGTTACGTGGCGAGTTTACTCAAGGCATGGAAGCGGGCGATGGTGGAGACATTGTCACGCGGAAGACCTATAGAAACTTTGAGATGGTCTTTGACTGGAAACTTGGCAAGGATGGCAACAGTGGCGTGAAGTACTTTGTGGAAGAGCGTCAGCCCAAGCCGGTAGGATCGCAGCCCGGCTATGAATATCAGATCATCGACGATGCCAACTATATCTACATGGGCAAACCGCTGGATGCGAAGAAGAAAACTGCAGCAATCTATGACGTTGTTGCGCCTAACAAGGGTGATACGGCAGTTGGGATGTGGCACAGTTCCAGAATCCGCGTGCGTGGCAATCATATTGAGCACTGGCTGGATGGGAAGAAGGTTATCGATGTGGAACGCACATCCGCTCTCTTCCAGCAGGGTGTGAAAGATAGCAAATTTCACGCCTATCCCAACTTCGGATCCATCTCTACAGGTCACATCCTTCTGCAGGATCACGGGCACAACGTGGCCTTCCGTAACTTGAAACTAAAGCAGCTGCCTTAG
- a CDS encoding RES family NAD+ phosphorylase, with translation MHRLLPSRYSETGTVLDDLAEDEEMLEKLIRLDGATNDRIQGEQFGLPGISTYELIYGIANAHIVRAAFLHPSPTGARFSGPTRGAWYAGDKLETSFAEVSYHKAKRLADIIVPESVAGVPESESSTYDDWLADFHGEFHSLEPATNYATCLVPEPVPACYAEPQKLAQALMKEKSNGILYPSVRKKGGRCLVCFRPALVYRPRRDKRYLLSLYWDRNRYRQEIHEVPLKQSRNRP, from the coding sequence ATGCACCGTTTGCTTCCGTCTCGTTATAGCGAAACAGGAACGGTTCTCGATGATCTCGCTGAGGACGAAGAGATGCTTGAGAAATTGATTCGTCTGGACGGGGCAACGAATGATCGTATTCAGGGTGAACAATTTGGACTCCCGGGTATCAGCACGTATGAACTGATCTATGGCATAGCCAACGCTCACATTGTTCGCGCAGCTTTTCTTCACCCCAGCCCAACGGGAGCGCGTTTCAGTGGTCCAACTCGGGGTGCGTGGTATGCCGGTGACAAATTGGAAACATCCTTCGCTGAAGTCAGCTATCACAAGGCCAAACGACTCGCCGACATCATTGTTCCCGAATCCGTAGCTGGCGTCCCAGAATCCGAATCATCGACCTACGACGACTGGCTCGCGGACTTTCACGGCGAGTTCCATTCGTTAGAACCCGCGACGAACTATGCCACTTGCCTGGTACCGGAACCTGTTCCTGCATGCTATGCGGAGCCACAGAAGCTCGCTCAAGCACTAATGAAGGAGAAATCCAACGGGATCCTCTATCCCAGCGTGAGAAAAAAAGGTGGCCGTTGCCTAGTATGCTTCCGGCCAGCTTTGGTCTATCGTCCTCGCCGCGACAAACGATACCTCCTCTCCCTTTATTGGGATAGGAATCGATACCGGCAAGAAATTCACGAAGTCCCCCTAAAACAATCTCGAAATCGCCCCTGA
- a CDS encoding tannase/feruloyl esterase family alpha/beta hydrolase has product MTMTRVWIAFVVAVIATAGGARGQSCEALSTTGSSTTRISTAKLVPAGSTLPELHAAAATTLPAFCRVIASLHPTADSDIGVEVWLPIVGWNGKFMAVGSGGWGGSIAYDALAEGIRRGYAVSATDDGHRGSSAQFLLGHPQKFIDFAYRSEHEMTVVAKSLVRAFYGEAPKYSYWNGCSGGGREGLIQAARYPEEFDGIIAGDPADMRRNAWALWIANETFKDPQAYIPATKYAMLHQAVLNACDTNDGLKDGLIESPETCKVDFKKLECKGEDRLDCLTAKQVHSAEIMISPVKDRKGAIYFPRLEPGTEMRWSRLSDGKEPAELFWDQFRYVVYQDPSWDWKSFNLTRDAAKANMANKGIDALDPDLRAFAKRNGKLLLYHGWADQQVAPMSTVEFYQATLAANGDDGKHQDWARLFMAPGMAHCSGGEGPDRFDKIELMELWVEKGKVPSEVLSSHQTNGQVDRTRPLCVYPLIAKYKGHGSIDAASNFACMP; this is encoded by the coding sequence ATGACTATGACGAGAGTTTGGATTGCGTTTGTTGTGGCAGTAATCGCGACGGCCGGCGGCGCGCGGGGACAGTCCTGCGAGGCGCTGTCGACCACAGGTTCGTCCACAACCAGAATTTCAACCGCGAAACTCGTTCCAGCGGGATCCACTCTCCCGGAACTTCATGCGGCTGCAGCAACGACGTTGCCAGCGTTCTGTCGAGTGATTGCATCGCTTCATCCCACTGCTGACTCGGACATCGGGGTTGAGGTCTGGTTGCCAATCGTCGGCTGGAACGGAAAGTTCATGGCGGTTGGCTCCGGCGGGTGGGGCGGATCAATTGCGTATGACGCGCTTGCGGAAGGTATTCGACGTGGGTACGCTGTGAGCGCGACAGACGATGGGCATCGAGGTTCAAGTGCGCAGTTCTTGTTGGGTCATCCTCAAAAGTTCATCGACTTTGCATATCGCTCAGAACACGAAATGACGGTGGTCGCAAAGTCGCTAGTGCGTGCCTTTTATGGCGAGGCTCCAAAGTATTCGTATTGGAACGGGTGTTCCGGTGGTGGTCGCGAAGGACTTATTCAGGCAGCGCGCTACCCGGAGGAATTTGATGGCATCATCGCAGGTGATCCTGCGGATATGCGCCGCAATGCTTGGGCACTTTGGATTGCCAATGAGACGTTCAAGGATCCACAGGCATACATCCCGGCGACCAAATACGCCATGCTACATCAAGCCGTGCTGAACGCCTGCGATACGAATGACGGCTTGAAGGACGGGCTCATCGAGAGTCCCGAGACATGCAAAGTGGATTTCAAGAAGCTCGAATGCAAGGGTGAGGATCGTCTTGATTGCTTGACTGCAAAGCAGGTTCACAGTGCCGAGATCATGATCAGTCCCGTTAAGGATAGAAAGGGTGCAATCTACTTTCCACGCCTCGAACCTGGAACGGAAATGCGATGGTCACGGTTGTCAGATGGCAAAGAACCTGCGGAATTGTTTTGGGACCAGTTTCGGTATGTGGTCTACCAGGACCCGTCGTGGGATTGGAAGAGCTTCAATCTCACACGTGATGCAGCAAAAGCAAACATGGCCAACAAAGGGATAGACGCATTGGACCCTGATCTGCGCGCGTTCGCGAAACGTAACGGCAAACTCCTGCTGTATCACGGCTGGGCGGACCAGCAAGTGGCCCCTATGTCGACGGTCGAGTTCTATCAAGCGACGCTGGCCGCAAATGGAGATGACGGCAAACATCAGGACTGGGCCAGGTTGTTTATGGCGCCCGGTATGGCTCACTGTTCCGGGGGAGAGGGGCCGGATCGTTTCGACAAGATTGAATTGATGGAGCTTTGGGTCGAGAAAGGAAAGGTTCCGTCAGAAGTTCTCTCTTCTCACCAAACGAACGGGCAAGTCGATCGAACTCGGCCCCTCTGCGTTTATCCGCTGATCGCGAAATACAAAGGCCACGGAAGCATAGATGCCGCATCGAACTTTGCTTGCATGCCGTAA
- a CDS encoding SDR family NAD(P)-dependent oxidoreductase, giving the protein MRVAIVTGAAQGIGRRTSEFLAQSGYALLLLDLQPCEGLLAALRAAGSEVEALVGDITDEAFIASAVSVVMERWGRVDVLVNNAGISFIAPAETIEASAFRRVLEVNLVAPFLLSRAFGSIMLEQREGSIVNVASIAGLVGISDRTAYNASKHGLIGLTRTLAAEWGGRGIRVNAVCPGWVKTEMDVADQAGGGYTDDDITGRVPMGRFASPDDIARTILFLGDPAQSGFINGQALAIDGGWTADGSWQSLRISKRS; this is encoded by the coding sequence GTGCGAGTTGCCATCGTCACCGGAGCGGCGCAAGGAATAGGGCGCAGGACTTCCGAGTTTCTAGCGCAGTCTGGTTATGCCCTTTTGCTGCTCGATCTGCAGCCCTGCGAAGGCCTGCTAGCCGCACTGCGCGCGGCGGGCTCTGAGGTTGAAGCACTCGTCGGTGACATAACCGACGAAGCGTTCATCGCATCGGCCGTCTCGGTTGTTATGGAACGTTGGGGCAGGGTCGACGTCCTCGTCAACAATGCAGGTATTAGCTTCATCGCTCCTGCTGAGACGATTGAAGCCTCTGCCTTTCGACGCGTGCTTGAGGTAAATCTCGTCGCACCTTTTCTTCTCTCGCGTGCCTTCGGCTCCATCATGCTCGAGCAGCGAGAAGGCAGTATTGTCAATGTTGCATCCATCGCCGGTTTGGTCGGTATCAGCGACCGCACCGCCTATAACGCTTCGAAGCACGGCCTGATCGGGCTGACGCGTACTCTTGCTGCAGAATGGGGAGGTCGCGGCATTCGAGTCAACGCTGTGTGCCCTGGCTGGGTGAAAACAGAGATGGATGTTGCAGACCAAGCCGGCGGTGGCTATACGGACGACGACATCACAGGCCGCGTCCCCATGGGTCGTTTCGCCAGCCCGGACGACATCGCTCGCACCATCCTTTTCCTTGGCGACCCGGCACAAAGCGGCTTCATCAACGGTCAGGCGTTGGCAATTGATGGTGGCTGGACTGCCGACGGAAGCTGGCAGAGCCTGCGCATCAGTAAGCGTTCCTAA
- a CDS encoding Gfo/Idh/MocA family protein gives MDRREFLIRSAACAASAAIVPSRVLGANAPSGRINVGFIGTGRQAFGSNLPQMLAVPGVQVVTVCDTDRWRMAEAQKFVNEFYAKRDGKSGYNGCTQTADFRDVIHHRDIDALMISVPDHWHTTMGTMAAKAKKHFALEKPLSLSVKQGRALADVVKASGVTARTDSEFRSVRKQNHAVELIRNGHIGRLQRVEITFPSDPTPVVDAPDMSVPEELDYQMWLGPAPVVPYTEKRVHDRKQTKMRPNWMRVSTYAQGMISNWGAHYFDMVQWANRSENSGPVEIEGHGEFPNALWDTMINFKVTYRYENGLEMTCEQTPTSIPTITYHGSEAWLKIENYPGVMTSSKPELVTLEPEKGEEDFSHNLWDKNDFIAAIQERRPTMIPIETGHRDISISQIGLIACQTGEKLRWDPKAELFLDSNRANSLLAAPIPRGEWANV, from the coding sequence ATGGATCGTCGAGAGTTTCTCATTCGGTCGGCTGCATGCGCGGCCTCTGCAGCAATTGTTCCTTCACGAGTGCTTGGTGCGAATGCGCCCAGCGGCCGTATCAATGTGGGTTTCATTGGTACGGGCAGGCAGGCGTTTGGCTCCAACTTGCCCCAGATGCTGGCCGTACCGGGCGTACAAGTTGTTACGGTATGTGACACCGACCGCTGGCGAATGGCTGAGGCGCAGAAGTTCGTTAACGAGTTCTACGCCAAACGCGATGGGAAAAGTGGTTACAACGGATGCACTCAGACCGCAGATTTTCGTGATGTTATCCACCACCGCGATATCGATGCGCTGATGATCTCAGTGCCCGACCACTGGCACACAACCATGGGTACGATGGCGGCGAAGGCAAAGAAGCATTTCGCACTGGAAAAGCCACTTAGTCTTAGTGTGAAGCAGGGGCGTGCACTTGCGGATGTCGTGAAGGCTTCTGGTGTTACCGCACGTACCGATAGCGAATTCCGAAGTGTGCGTAAGCAAAACCACGCTGTGGAGCTGATCCGCAATGGACACATCGGTAGGCTGCAACGGGTGGAAATTACATTTCCATCCGATCCAACTCCAGTAGTGGATGCTCCGGATATGTCGGTTCCAGAGGAGCTTGACTACCAGATGTGGCTCGGTCCAGCTCCGGTTGTTCCTTACACAGAAAAGCGGGTGCACGATCGGAAGCAGACGAAGATGCGTCCCAACTGGATGCGCGTCAGCACCTATGCGCAAGGCATGATCAGCAATTGGGGAGCGCACTACTTCGATATGGTGCAGTGGGCCAATCGCTCAGAGAACTCCGGCCCGGTCGAGATCGAAGGGCACGGAGAGTTTCCGAATGCTTTATGGGACACCATGATCAATTTCAAAGTGACGTATCGCTACGAGAACGGCCTTGAGATGACATGTGAGCAAACGCCAACCAGCATCCCGACGATTACCTATCACGGCAGCGAGGCATGGCTGAAGATTGAGAACTATCCCGGTGTAATGACGAGCAGCAAGCCGGAGCTGGTGACGCTGGAACCAGAAAAGGGTGAGGAAGACTTCTCTCATAATCTCTGGGACAAGAACGATTTCATCGCCGCAATCCAGGAGCGGAGGCCCACCATGATTCCAATCGAGACCGGCCATCGCGATATCAGCATTTCGCAGATCGGCCTGATTGCCTGCCAAACGGGAGAGAAATTGCGTTGGGATCCGAAGGCGGAGCTATTCCTGGATAGCAATCGTGCCAACAGTCTTTTAGCTGCACCGATTCCACGCGGGGAGTGGGCAAATGTCTAG
- a CDS encoding MFS transporter, translating into MSDPVPASSKTARLVLVATILGSSMAFLDGTVVNLALPTLQDFFRANVLDAQWVVESYALTLASLLLVGGSMGDRYGRRRIYVYGVVLFALSSVACGVATNIGWLIGARALQGVGAALLVPGSLALITATFPENERGRAIGTWSGFSAITAAIGPVVGGWLIQHLSWRWVFFLNIPFAIAVVALCVNIPESRDQKVDGHLDWFGALLTTFGLGAVVYALIEWPSGGHRARLITLAVAGVLALIAFVYVEERAHAPMLPFRLFRSRNFAGANLLTLFVYAPLGTLLFFTPLDLIQIQHYSTTQAGGAFSPFIVTMLVLSRWAGRLVDRYGPRLPLTVGPFITCIGFMLFALVPQNGSYWTSFLPAVLVMSLGMVITVAPLTTTVMNAVPKSNAGVASGINNAVSRLASLISIAAFGALVVALFTVTLDRELASLSLPDHILAQIEANRLQLAAIHVSDSRAMHAVAVAFIHAYRSVLWVGAASLFLGACVGWLVIVPDKNK; encoded by the coding sequence ATGTCGGATCCCGTCCCAGCTTCATCGAAGACCGCCCGTCTCGTGTTGGTTGCGACCATTCTCGGTTCGAGCATGGCATTTCTCGATGGAACCGTCGTCAATCTCGCGCTTCCAACTCTGCAGGACTTCTTTCGCGCAAATGTTCTGGATGCGCAATGGGTTGTTGAAAGTTATGCCCTTACACTCGCGTCGCTATTGCTTGTGGGGGGCTCGATGGGAGATCGCTATGGCCGCCGAAGGATCTATGTCTATGGCGTGGTCCTGTTTGCACTATCCTCCGTGGCTTGCGGTGTAGCCACCAACATTGGCTGGCTGATTGGCGCGAGAGCGCTACAAGGTGTTGGAGCGGCACTCCTGGTTCCAGGCAGCCTTGCCTTGATTACAGCTACGTTTCCAGAGAACGAACGCGGTCGGGCAATCGGAACTTGGTCGGGATTCTCTGCCATCACGGCGGCTATCGGTCCTGTAGTTGGCGGATGGCTGATCCAACACTTGAGCTGGCGCTGGGTATTTTTTCTGAATATCCCTTTTGCGATCGCGGTCGTTGCTCTCTGCGTGAATATCCCGGAATCGCGTGACCAGAAAGTTGACGGTCATCTTGACTGGTTCGGCGCACTCTTAACGACGTTCGGACTCGGCGCTGTTGTTTACGCCTTGATTGAATGGCCATCGGGAGGACACCGGGCCAGGCTCATTACGCTTGCGGTCGCTGGAGTGTTGGCATTGATTGCGTTTGTCTATGTCGAAGAACGTGCTCACGCGCCGATGCTTCCATTTCGGCTCTTCCGTTCGCGCAATTTTGCCGGCGCCAACCTTCTAACTCTCTTTGTCTATGCACCACTCGGAACGCTCCTCTTTTTCACGCCTCTGGATCTCATCCAGATCCAGCATTACTCGACAACACAGGCAGGTGGAGCGTTCTCGCCCTTCATTGTCACAATGTTGGTGCTTTCGCGCTGGGCGGGGCGTCTTGTGGATCGTTACGGGCCTCGACTCCCACTTACGGTCGGGCCATTCATTACGTGCATCGGTTTCATGCTGTTTGCGTTAGTGCCACAAAATGGATCTTATTGGACATCGTTTTTACCCGCTGTGTTGGTGATGTCGTTGGGGATGGTGATTACCGTCGCTCCACTGACTACGACGGTAATGAATGCTGTCCCGAAATCAAATGCAGGAGTCGCCTCAGGTATCAATAACGCTGTCTCCCGGTTGGCTTCGCTTATCTCCATCGCCGCGTTCGGGGCCCTTGTGGTGGCACTCTTTACTGTCACGCTCGATCGCGAGCTTGCATCGCTCTCATTGCCGGACCACATCCTGGCTCAGATCGAGGCGAATCGTCTGCAGTTGGCTGCCATCCATGTGTCCGACAGTCGCGCGATGCACGCCGTCGCAGTTGCTTTCATTCATGCCTATCGAAGTGTGCTTTGGGTCGGTGCAGCATCCCTTTTCCTTGGTGCTTGCGTTGGTTGGCTGGTGATCGTGCCGGACAAAAATAAGTGA
- a CDS encoding response regulator has protein sequence MVDSASQDCPRAPPAVAITATTNAIQTLVIVIAPFIICANDLGLTLTGLHRWDRNPENDFVNSRSHEASSVLVFDDNRNRCQGLTELLTRQGFEIYTEFGGTEGIACARSIHPDALLLDLHMLNMDGVEVTAVLRKIHPWRRSQSFFSPWRAPRFHAQLRCLRHVPN, from the coding sequence GTGGTCGACAGCGCCTCGCAGGACTGTCCCCGCGCGCCGCCGGCCGTCGCGATTACTGCCACAACAAACGCAATCCAAACTCTCGTCATAGTCATTGCACCGTTCATCATATGCGCGAACGATCTCGGTCTTACTCTCACAGGGCTCCACAGGTGGGATAGGAACCCGGAAAACGATTTTGTAAACTCGAGGTCTCATGAGGCCTCCAGCGTCCTTGTTTTCGACGACAACCGTAACCGTTGCCAGGGACTGACAGAGTTGCTTACACGTCAAGGCTTTGAAATTTACACGGAATTCGGCGGAACGGAAGGCATTGCTTGCGCACGGTCTATTCACCCGGACGCCCTGCTGCTGGATCTCCATATGCTGAACATGGACGGAGTCGAAGTCACAGCGGTACTCCGTAAGATCCATCCATGGAGACGGTCGCAATCATTCTTCTCACCGTGGAGAGCGCCCCGTTTCCACGCGCAGCTCCGATGCTTACGTCACGTACCCAATTGA
- a CDS encoding sugar phosphate isomerase/epimerase, whose translation MSRINRRDALKLGCLAAGGMLTSQMVAAPATPTIRLGVCSYGFRKFGPDQVIGFMHQLKCPSLNVKDIHLPMTPLADVPRLAKAYRDAGVQLTCAGAIYFRTDSDEDVRAKFEYLKAAGVRRFVGAPTHAVLPRVERFVKEYDICMGLHNHGPHDTEWPSPFDVQKAIEPLDHRIGYCIDVGHTLRIGVDPVAAIRMAGSRLYDLHVRDLAAANETAEALPMGDGVMPTREIFRVLAAINYPYYVDLELETHENDPMPDTLKSFAYMRKLIAELGYREG comes from the coding sequence ATGTCTAGAATCAATCGTCGTGACGCTCTGAAGCTGGGCTGCCTCGCGGCAGGCGGCATGCTGACCTCGCAGATGGTCGCGGCTCCAGCAACGCCCACTATACGTCTCGGTGTGTGCAGTTATGGCTTCCGTAAATTTGGACCAGATCAGGTGATTGGTTTCATGCATCAGCTGAAGTGTCCTTCACTGAATGTGAAGGACATTCATCTGCCCATGACACCGCTGGCAGATGTGCCACGGCTTGCAAAAGCGTATCGAGATGCGGGCGTGCAGCTTACCTGCGCAGGAGCCATCTACTTTCGTACCGATAGCGACGAGGATGTGCGCGCGAAGTTTGAGTATCTGAAAGCAGCGGGTGTCAGGCGTTTTGTCGGCGCACCAACGCATGCCGTCCTTCCTCGCGTCGAGCGATTCGTGAAGGAATACGACATTTGCATGGGGTTGCATAATCACGGTCCGCATGACACGGAGTGGCCTTCGCCGTTTGATGTTCAGAAGGCGATCGAGCCGCTCGATCACCGTATTGGATATTGCATTGATGTCGGACATACGTTACGCATTGGTGTCGATCCGGTAGCGGCAATCCGTATGGCCGGAAGCCGTCTCTATGATTTGCATGTTCGCGATCTGGCTGCGGCAAACGAAACTGCAGAAGCGCTCCCGATGGGCGACGGGGTCATGCCTACACGTGAAATATTTCGCGTTCTGGCTGCGATCAACTATCCCTACTACGTTGATCTGGAGTTGGAGACCCACGAAAACGATCCGATGCCAGACACGCTGAAAAGCTTCGCCTACATGCGTAAGTTGATCGCGGAACTTGGATACCGTGAAGGCTGA